A window of the Hordeum vulgare subsp. vulgare chromosome 5H, MorexV3_pseudomolecules_assembly, whole genome shotgun sequence genome harbors these coding sequences:
- the LOC123395776 gene encoding G-type lectin S-receptor-like serine/threonine-protein kinase At4g27290 has product MKLPEATNAMVHTGMILDRCRQLCLGTCSCRAYAAADVSGGINRGCIVWAVDLIDMRQYPEVVQDVYICLAQSEVDALTAAGSITIHAATGRSSTPASVQGHRPLGGCPTRFSIAPSSTTRSEANP; this is encoded by the exons ATGAAGCTGCCGGAGGCGACCAACGCGATGGTGCACACCGGCATGATCTTGGACCGGTGCAGGCAGCTCTGCCTCGGCACCTGCAGCTGCAGGGCATACGCCGCAGCGGACGTCAGCGGGGGCATCAACCGCGGGTGCATCGTGTGGGCCGTGGATCTCATCGACATGCGGCAGTACCCGGAGGTCGTGCAGGATGTGTACATCTGCCTCGCGCAGTCCGAGGTCGATGCCTTGACCGCTGCAG GATCCATTACTATCCATGCCGCCACTGGGAGGAGCTCGACCCCAGCGTCGGTGCAAGGCCACCGCCCACTCGGAG GCTGTCCAACTCGTTTCTCAATAGCTCCTTCCTCAACAACTCGTTCCGAGGCAAACCCCTGA